Proteins encoded in a region of the Acidobacteriota bacterium genome:
- a CDS encoding fumarate hydratase, which translates to MASKFFESMVELITRTATDLPPDVRQAMRHAMGQEPEGTRGAQALAVIAENIDQAAACEGPICQDTGWATFEVHTPVGVNQMWVRAQIRDAVAEATRRGKLRSNSVDSITGENSGDNLGPGTPVIHFDQWERDDIEVRLLLKGGGCENVNAQYALPVELDHLGRADRSLEGVRKCILHAIWKAQGKGCSPGAVGVCVGGDRTAGYQHAKEQLFRTLDDVNPDARLADIEAQVMATVNSIGVGTMGFGGAVSLIGCKIGAINRLPASFFVSVAYDCWAFRRLGVHVDATTGDITRWLYRDPSVAGAPMLPAGTAGGFPRTGREVVLKAPIDEATIRSLKVGDVVLVSGRVYTGRDAVHSRLMKEAPPADLRGGVLYHCGPVVKKDGDTWTVTAAGPTTSMREEPYQADIIGRYGVRAVMGKGGMGAKTLAGLKEHGAVYLNAIGGAAQFYARCITGVDDVSWLELGTPEAMWHLQTHEFPAIVTMDANGNSLHQVVEEDSGRQLKLLK; encoded by the coding sequence ATGGCGTCGAAGTTCTTTGAGAGCATGGTGGAGTTGATCACGCGGACAGCCACGGACCTGCCGCCCGATGTACGTCAGGCCATGCGCCACGCGATGGGCCAGGAGCCTGAAGGCACACGGGGCGCCCAGGCGCTGGCGGTGATTGCCGAAAATATCGATCAGGCGGCCGCGTGCGAGGGCCCCATCTGCCAGGACACCGGATGGGCCACCTTCGAGGTGCATACCCCGGTGGGCGTCAATCAGATGTGGGTGCGCGCGCAGATTCGTGACGCGGTCGCCGAGGCGACCAGGCGCGGCAAGCTGCGCTCGAACTCCGTGGACTCGATCACGGGTGAGAACAGCGGCGACAATCTCGGGCCGGGCACTCCCGTAATCCACTTCGACCAGTGGGAACGCGACGATATCGAAGTCAGGCTGCTCCTCAAGGGGGGCGGTTGCGAAAACGTCAACGCCCAATACGCGCTCCCGGTTGAACTCGATCATCTGGGCCGCGCCGACCGGTCGCTTGAAGGCGTGCGCAAGTGCATCCTGCACGCCATCTGGAAGGCCCAGGGCAAGGGCTGCAGCCCTGGCGCGGTCGGCGTGTGCGTGGGCGGCGATCGCACCGCCGGCTACCAGCATGCGAAAGAGCAACTCTTCAGGACGCTTGATGACGTGAATCCCGATGCGCGGCTGGCCGACATTGAGGCGCAGGTGATGGCCACGGTCAACAGCATCGGCGTGGGCACGATGGGCTTTGGCGGAGCGGTGTCGCTCATTGGATGCAAGATCGGCGCAATCAATCGACTGCCCGCGAGTTTCTTCGTGTCAGTGGCGTACGACTGCTGGGCGTTCCGCCGTCTCGGCGTCCACGTGGATGCGACCACCGGCGACATCACGCGATGGCTCTATCGCGATCCGTCTGTGGCCGGTGCGCCGATGCTGCCTGCGGGAACGGCCGGTGGATTTCCACGGACGGGCCGCGAAGTGGTGTTGAAGGCACCGATTGATGAGGCGACGATCCGCAGCCTGAAAGTGGGCGACGTGGTGCTGGTGTCGGGTCGCGTCTACACCGGTCGCGATGCGGTGCATTCGCGTCTGATGAAAGAGGCCCCCCCGGCGGACTTGCGCGGAGGCGTGCTCTATCACTGCGGGCCTGTGGTGAAGAAAGACGGCGACACCTGGACCGTGACCGCCGCCGGACCAACCACGAGCATGCGCGAAGAGCCGTATCAAGCCGACATCATCGGCCGCTACGGCGTGCGCGCCGTGATGGGCAAGGGCGGGATGGGCGCCAAAACCCTGGCCGGGCTCAAGGAACATGGCGCCGTGTACCTCAACGCGATTGGCGGCGCCGCGCAGTTCTACGCCCGCTGCATCACCGGCGTAGACGATGTGTCGTGGTTGGAGCTGGGCACGCCAGAGGCGATGTGGCACCTCCAGACCCACGAATTCCCGGCGATTGTGACCATGGACGCAAACGGCAACAGCCTGCACCAGGTGGTGGAGGAAGACTCTGGGCGGCAGCTCAAACTGCTGAAGTGA
- a CDS encoding methyltransferase domain-containing protein: MLAGVRGGVTMVVVAGALCAWASATSAQQQRAPHGRLFPPEKLGELEGPDRDEWQEPDRIMDELGIADGARVADVGAGGGWFTVRLARRVGPNGRVFAEDIQRQMIDSINRRVEREGLRNVETVQGTAVDPRLPDNLDAVLIVDTYPQIETPVSMLKHLAKSLAPNGRLGIVDFRKDVYGPGPDMEERLEPEIIIRDAKLAGLRLHAHHTFLRYQYLLVFTR, translated from the coding sequence ATGCTGGCCGGGGTTCGCGGTGGAGTGACGATGGTTGTTGTGGCCGGCGCGTTGTGTGCGTGGGCCTCCGCCACGTCTGCCCAGCAGCAGCGAGCACCCCACGGCCGCCTCTTTCCACCGGAAAAACTGGGTGAGCTTGAGGGGCCCGATCGCGATGAGTGGCAGGAGCCCGATCGCATCATGGATGAACTCGGCATCGCTGATGGCGCCCGTGTCGCGGATGTGGGCGCCGGCGGCGGTTGGTTCACCGTGCGGCTGGCCCGCAGGGTCGGACCAAACGGGCGTGTCTTTGCCGAAGACATCCAGCGGCAGATGATCGACTCCATCAATCGGCGCGTGGAGCGCGAGGGGTTGCGCAACGTCGAGACGGTGCAGGGCACTGCGGTTGATCCAAGGTTGCCCGACAACCTTGATGCGGTGCTGATCGTTGATACGTATCCCCAGATTGAGACCCCCGTTTCGATGCTGAAGCACCTCGCGAAGTCCCTGGCGCCAAACGGGCGGCTCGGCATCGTGGATTTCCGGAAAGATGTGTACGGCCCAGGGCCTGACATGGAGGAACGGCTGGAGCCAGAGATCATCATTCGAGACGCCAAGTTGGCCGGCCTGCGCCTGCACGCACACCATACGTTCCTGCGCTACCAGTACCTGCTGGTGTTCACACGCTGA
- a CDS encoding polyprenyl synthetase family protein has translation MHSLPAFFTESQDTIARALDLMVPAPGTQAASASQVTDAMRYTLLAPSKRVRAVVVLLAADLCGHPSRALPAACAIEAIHASSLILDDLPCMDDAPLRRGRPTVHTVYGEAVAVLAAFGLLNEAYRHLARSYDAPLAARLISLCADAVGLDGLVAGQAEDVLATDATLNFETLERIHRRKTGVLFSAAATAGALTAGGSAADVAALTAYAKNLGLAFQVVDDLLDVIGTPEETGKAVRHDARKTTFVSFSGVEGARELAHELCRTATMALAPFGQRAARLGELADFVAARRL, from the coding sequence ATGCACTCGCTGCCAGCATTCTTCACGGAATCACAGGACACCATCGCGCGAGCCCTTGATCTCATGGTGCCGGCGCCAGGGACGCAGGCGGCGTCTGCCTCCCAGGTCACCGACGCCATGCGCTACACGCTACTCGCGCCTTCCAAGCGCGTGCGCGCCGTGGTCGTGCTGCTGGCGGCGGACTTGTGCGGTCACCCTTCGCGCGCCCTCCCGGCGGCCTGCGCGATCGAAGCCATTCACGCGTCGTCTCTCATCCTCGATGATCTGCCGTGTATGGATGACGCGCCGCTACGGCGCGGCCGTCCGACGGTGCACACCGTGTACGGCGAAGCTGTCGCCGTGCTTGCGGCCTTCGGCCTGTTGAACGAGGCCTATCGGCACCTGGCTCGCAGTTATGACGCGCCGCTGGCGGCACGCCTGATCTCCTTGTGCGCCGATGCGGTTGGCCTGGATGGGCTCGTGGCAGGACAGGCCGAGGACGTCCTGGCTACGGACGCCACTCTGAACTTCGAGACCCTCGAACGCATTCACCGACGCAAGACCGGTGTGTTGTTCAGTGCGGCCGCCACCGCAGGCGCCCTGACCGCAGGAGGTTCAGCCGCCGATGTCGCGGCGTTGACCGCCTACGCCAAGAACCTCGGCCTCGCGTTTCAAGTGGTGGACGACCTGCTCGACGTGATCGGCACGCCGGAGGAAACCGGCAAGGCCGTGCGGCACGATGCGCGCAAAACCACGTTCGTTTCTTTCAGTGGCGTCGAGGGCGCGCGTGAACTGGCGCATGAGCTCTGCCGCACCGCCACCATGGCACTGGCGCCGTTTGGCCAGCGGGCCGCACGGCTCGGTGAACTCGCCGACTTCGTCGCCGCGCGGAGGTTGTAG